Below is a genomic region from Ciona intestinalis chromosome 14, KH, whole genome shotgun sequence.
CTCCGGGATTTTTGCAACTGCatacagttttgtatatatgCTTGTTTATGCTCCGGGATTTTTGCAACTGCatacagttttgtatatatgCTTGTTTATGCTCCAGGATTTTCGCAACTGCatacagttttgtatatatgCTTGTTTATGCTCCGGGATTTTTGCAACTGCatacagttttgtatatatgCTTGTTTATGCTCCGGGATTTTTGCAACTGCatacagttttgtatatatgCTTGTTTATGCTCCGGGATTTTTACATCTGCATACATACTCAAAAGGACCAGAAATACCTGTTTTACACTTAcaagatctcgtcaggaactgccgaCTGCCGTATTAGTAACCTTGggttaaaatctgtttaatcTGCACAGATAATACAGAACAAAAAGTTAGCGCCACCTTACAAATAATGTGTAGAAAAAGATTACTTCTGACTTCTAAGACTAGCGTTATGCATCATTTGGCTATGATTTTTTGACTTCTATGTTTAGTTTATTGCTCAATCAACAATCATATTTATCCAGGTATGATCTACTTTGCATGGAAGGACTTGTTCAGgctttaaaagttttcttgAAAAAGGAACCGGCCCCAAACTACCGATGTGTTGCCCCAATAAATGGGGTAAAGCAACAAATTAATGTCACCCCGTTAACTCAGCAAATTCGCCCCTTTTGCGTTGGAGCTGTTCTAAGAAATATTACTTTCACAAAGGAAGGTTATGAAAGCTTCATAGACCTGCAGGTACATGTCTAGGGAAACATAATTGgaagtttatttatgtatttgtaTGCTATGTGTATGCATTATAAGTGTCTAAAGTGTGAGAGAGATCTTTTGGggttggttaaaaaaataataatcgcccacaaagtaacatacatggtattggtaactcataagctggcacaaggtgtatgaaacaaagcaCCTATGTTATgtcgactgtcgtttaccggCCACCTGAGGATAAAGCAGTTACATTTatccattcatttatattcttaatttatttacacCCAGGATAAGCTTCACCACAACATTGGTAGAAGGCGAACACTTGTCTCCATTGGGACTCATGACCTTGATACAATAACTGGTCCTTTTACATACGATGCTCAAGCACCAGCAGATATTCaatttgtttctttgaatCAAACCAAGGAACACACAGCAGTTGAGCTGATGGAGCTTTATTCAAAGGATTCTCATTTAAGAGCTTTTCTTCCAATAATCCAGGATAGTTCTGTTTACCCAATAATACGAGACAGCAAAGGTGTTGTTCTATCCATGCCCCCTATTATAAATGGTGATCATTCGAAAATCAAGCTTACCACAAAGAATGTCTTGATAGAAATCACAGCTACTGATCTGACAAAGGCAAAAGTAGCGTTGGACACCATTGTAACCATGTTTTCGTGCCATTGTGAAGATAAGTTCACAGTAGAACCAGTTGATATTAATTGTCATGATGGAACTGTTATGGAGACTCCAAGTTTATCATATAGGTAATCTTGACTTCGGTTTGTATTGGGTTATTTTTAGATATAATGTGATCCGAATGAATGCAATGTAAGTATTTATCTATGCGCAGCCGGTAAACGGCAGTggttattacacgggttttctgtttcatacacctcatgcccgcttacgagttactacgtatgtaattttgtgggtgggTTTTCTAAACTGGTATATAACACAACAACACAAGTGTTAAGTTTTTCGTAATTTTACGCCCACAGTGTTAACAATAGTAAACCTTGTTTACATTTCCAGACAAGAAACTGTCACTGCTGGGAATCTAAACAGCAAGATTGGAGTTGATTTGAAAGCTGAAGAAATTGCTGATCTTTTAACTAAGATGTGTTTAAGGTAAaggaaactaattttttttcttttaaagtttatacatGGTTTGTGAACTTTACACATTCAATTCAATTAACACATCAAATATTAATTGGTTTTCTggcaaagtttttttatattttttgttttagtagggtatggctgataatttagacagccCATAAGTGACACATTAACCCACAATAGCAGCAGCGACAAaccttgaacctataacctcTAGGTTGGAGGCAGACGCAACATCACTGCTAAATGCTGTATAATTATACTTGTTTAACACagatctgaagtaaccaatgTTGAAAAAGGTGAAATTCTTGTCACAATTCCACCCACGCGCTCAGATGTCATCCATGCTTGCGATATTGTAGAGGATTGCGCAATCGCTCTTGGATTTGACAACATTGTCCAAACTTTCCCTCGTTCGGTTACAGTGGGTGGTCAACAACTCTCAATGAAAATGTCAGAAAGATTACGACCTGAACTTGCAGGTTTCATAAGATATATTTCTCCCCATTTTAAATCATATCCATGTAGTTCATCAAATTCAGCTATAACCTATATTgatgtttttatctttaaatataataggTTGATATTGTCAGTGAGTTTTAGTATAATTTAGTTATAGATGCAAATGTTATGTTTTGGCATATGTccttaatttgatttttttatgtttaaaagacATTTATAAGAATCACAGCATGCTTGTTCCCCTTGTTTCAGGCGCTGGGTTCACTGAAGTCTTAACTTTCTCTCTTTGTTCATCTGATGATGTTGGGAAGAAGATGAGACAAGTAGGAAAAGAAATGGAAAATCTTGCCGTTCAAATCTCCAACCCAGCTACTCTGGAATTCCAGGTAAACTTGtgcttgttttaaactttcatCTATAAGCGTGTGCGTGTTATTACAACAGGCGTTTTACTGTTGATTGCCATCCGTATCTGTTATATTTGacataatgaatgaatgtaatttgctttatccttgtgtggcctGAAAACAACAGGCTGATAACTTGAACAACCcatcttgcccaaagacacatagccaacaatggtagcatcaacGAGCCTTgatgaacccataacctctgggttttAAGAGGCATGCTAACCACTACGATTCATGACAACAATAACCCATACATTACAGGTTGTTCGCACATCGTTACTACCTGGGTTGCTGAAGACCGTTGCTTCAAACAGAAAGATGCCGTTAccgattaaaatatttgaaatacaaGAAGTTGTATTGAAGGATGGCTCACGTGAAACTGGGGCAAGAAATGAAAGAAGGATTGGTGCAGTTTGTTATAATAAGTTACCAGGGTTTGAGGTTGGTTCAAAATGTAACAGCCATTATAATATGGTTTGGATAAAGAACTTGTGAAATTTGATTAGGCTAATATTTTCTAACCGCCTTGccatttctgtaaataaagttgtttgcgaatattaaaaaatgtaacccAATTCGATCCATTGCTCAAATACATAAGtcaataattattaatatcGCCTTCAAGCTTTGAACCGGGTCCCCTTTGGTTACGATGCAAGCGCCTAAACGACTGAGCCACTGCATTGAACCAGTAAAATATCTGGTGCAACATAATTTTGTATCCATTATTTTAGGTTATACATGGTCTTCTTGATCGTATTATGCAAATACTTGAGGTTAAATGGGAATCCAATGACCCAAAGTACAAGGATAAAGGTTATTGCATCAAGAGTGCAGAAGACCCTTCCTATTTTCCTGGCAGGTAAAAAGTTATCAGTTTATTGCAGAATCGTAATCTTTATTAATGCTAGGTAGCCTACAATcgatattaaatatattgcagttaaaatatatttttataggttttgtacattttttaaaactgtcttGTTCAAACCCAGTTGTGAAAATAGTTATTTCTGTTATAAATTCTAAAGTCTTTCTGTCATACAATGATAAACAAGTGacaaatatgaaaaattttagttgttttgtcAAACGAGTGACTTTTATTCATTCCAATGTTCAATCCAGGTGTGCTGAGATTTATGTTCGTGGTAAAGCGGTTGGTAAACTTGGTGTTTTACATCCCGAGGTCATCAGTAATTTTGACCTGGTTTGTCCAGCTTCTGCGCTCGAAATTAACCTGGAAAGTTTCTATAAGTCGTGATACAACATTAGTCATTACAAATTGATGCAAATTTTCTGCTATCAGAATGAATGCATTTGTCACCTGTTACAGTAAATAGGCCACCATCAGTTCCAGATATTCTAAACATGTTCATAGTATAATCATAGATTACATCGCATGCAACTTGCTATGTTGTATTTTGTCTTTAATAAACCTAAGGTGAATGGTAAAGAAAACTTAAGGTGGAATGCAAACGATATCAACATCGCGTACGTACGAGgctgtaatgacgtcatcgaataAAGCGTCatttctatgacgtcacaagtagAACCACGCATAAAGAGCATAGGACCGAATATAAAACTAATTGCGATCGCTGTAAAACAGGAAATTTCGATTGATTCAAATTCTGTATTTTGCTGTATACATACCACCTAATAAGGGTGGCATCTTTGTGCGGATTGGTTAGCGTGCCTCTATCTCAGAGGTTACAAGTTCGAGGCTCGAATCTGCCACCTTTGTGAGCGTATCTGCGTATCCTTTGGTACGACACAGTTCTCCCAACCCAATGGTGTactaatgtgttgtctaaattgttggTTTACCTGAAACTTTTCTACTTAAAATTGCCCATTAATAACAAATGAACGACTCGAAAttgaaaagttatttaattcGAAATATAATCGTCCATATCAAACTCGTCTTCATATTGTTGGTGGCTGCAATCATTGTTCATGCAATATTCATCCATAGATGAGTAAACCTCGTGTGTGGCTGTCGTATCTTTAAGATCATTTTTCGCAACCTCTAATGCCTCTTGCAATTTTGCTTGGCGACTTCTGTTAATTTGTAAAGCGTAAACAGCGAGCCCCAGCACTACTAATGTAATTACGACTTCTgacaaaatgtatattttcttGAAAGTTGTAAACTGCTGCCACCAGACCCAAATCCCAAACTTCTTCTGAGACAATTTTTCGACttcttttaatttcttttccaCTTCATCGCTGCTCGGAATATTATTATTCATCTTAGTAGGTTCGGGTTTCGTGCGTGAAGTAACTTGTACGTGTTTCTTTCTACGTTTTGCCATTGTGTCAGTAATATTGGCAGTATTGAACTATATAGAATTGTTCTAATGAAAAAACGGTGCAAGTTTAACATAAAAGAACGTAGTACAACTCATAAAATAGgcgggggtaagatggtacatgttttcaatGTCTTTTATCCTCCCATTtagtataaaaacaatgaatatttaaattggcgttgctaaaacacgattaggaaacctgggatattatgtgcgaacGGTATCTATCGTATAAcccgacctactatataactaaatCAAATATTGTCACCACACCATGGCGCACGGGAGGCGTCAAGTACAAACATGAGTAGACCCACCACTATGTTAAGTTATcatatgaattaaaaaatacacataacAACTTGACTATATGGTTTTACCGTTATATACTTACCTACACTAATCAATAACAACTCCTAAATACCAACCACCGCTACCCTGTATCAACGTCTGTATATGCCTGTTGTTACAGACTGCGTGTAAATCTATacatgtaatgtttaaaggggaaacaatacaaaataatagtctacctttgtttaaattgaaatattaattgtttataactcACCAAACTATAATAAACGATAAACAGTAAACATTATCTACATTctataaaatcaacttttaaacTGAATCTGGCATTCTGTGCTACGTGCTTATATACAATATAGCTTTATATAAACTACACAACACAGTGACTGCGTATAGCAGTTTAGCCTTCAAAGGCGTAAACCTCGTCCGTAAATCATTAactaaaagttaaacatttaGGCGGAACGGCTCAGCTGATATAAAAGCGGCGATTTGTGAAGTGAAACTTACAGCCTTACCACACGAGCTTGTGTTTCGAAACTCGCAACCAATgcattaaacttattttatgttggATGCTGAGAACATagcaatttaaatattgaatttttgcTACACATagaattgatttttaattgcGTGTGGGTTTTTTTAAGTGTGGGCGGGAACAGCGGTTTTCTTAAGACAATAACGGTTTATGTATAAACACATTTGATCGCAAGTACGATAGATAATAACAAAGATATTCCGACACCCACATAGATTTTAGATTTAGGAGAAAGTCCCCAATGTTATAGGCATAAGTGCATGGTGGTGCGGTGGGTGTTAAGCGTACTATCATATCAGTGCTATAGTTAAAGTGTGGTATAGACCGTTAAAAAGCTGGATTATAGTTTCCGTAATAGCTCGTAGCTACTATTGCCAACTGCAGTTATGTGGTTAACAAACagcaagaaaaaataatatttgcatCTTGGTTTCAATGTCATATAaaagggtggggaagatgggacaccttttcgtttagttttctcttttcatttggtagtaaacaaagaacattcagtgAATTATAacaccgtatctttacgacttccacagaccgctgttcattgtttaaaacacgatcaggctatttgaatattatgtgctaaaggtgtcccatcttcccccactctactatatttgcAGTATTAGCTTTCCTATAATGTTTCGATTGCTTTCGTAAGTAACGTGACATGTAAGGTATTTATATCAGATCAGATGTAAGACGTTACAATAACAAGCTATTATTTATATGCGAGCAAAATAATGGCCATGATTCACTGATACGAAGTCGGagaaaaaaatcctttttttcgTTTCCACAATTTAAGGGTATTCCCCTTGCACGCGCTTATAAAATATCTGGATTAAAGACTCAATTTGGATCATTACGCCAGTGGCTGGGGGCAGAATAAACAGAGCGTAGATAAATAtagataaaaatatgattgACAGGAGGTCGAAAAAGTCAGGACAGGTGTGTATGAgaagtttaaacttaaattcgCTACTGTTGGTCTTATTTGTGCTTGCCGTGTTTGTAGAATATTCGGTAAGtaggaaaattaaattttaattcttcTTGAAGTAGAGACTGTAAATCTATAACCTTGCATGAAACTCGGTATTGGAGCCCAGCTGTTTAAATATGGCATATACGGGATACGAGATCAAACCTACGGGTGGTTTATATGGGTGAAGGTTAACAAAAGATTGCTGGGTGATTTTCCACGCTAAATCCCTGACGTACGGTTTTAACTTAATAGTGAACAAAGGCCAGTACAACCCCTAAGAAACCCATTGACCCCTAAAATTGCCAAATACAAAGACAAATAGCGCGATACGTAGTCGGGTGGGAAATGCTAAGAATTTACCTGCATTCAATACAATAGGGATATCTGGTTATCTAAAGCTTAAGGTTCGTTATATAACAGTAGAATATACAACCTGGCTCGTAAAAATGATGACTAATATAGTCATACCGCGCAGTTCAACCCcgtaatattaaacattgcaCCAGCCGCCCACATGCGACCCCAACAATAGAATGGGCGAAGTTACGTTGGTGAATCACGCAATTTAcgcttattttattttacgtCATCGTATCGCGCGCTACCTATACTACTCTGTCTATATAACAAAGGCAGGCATCCATAGCGATGACCTTTATCCCGTAAACATcatttttgtaacattttagtATCCACAACACTACAGGCCTCAATTCACGCTGAAGTACACTACTTTCGACCATCAATCAGTCATCCCTATTGTTTTCAATGAGATATAATCGCTTTATTAAGCTTCCAGCGTAATTCTAGATCCTTACGCGATTGGTTTCTGCCGGCGCAATCGCAAAAAGGCGGGTATTATCTACgctttgtaatttgtaaatatattttgatataCACTGCTGCTTCCGACCACTATTGCAGCAGCGGTTACGTCGTTACCGTGAACACTTTCGGTTTGGTTGCTTTGTTTCTAATAATAGTAAACTTTATAGCCCATACATGCGTACACATTGTTTTTAGTCAGTACTGTGTGATTAGATTATTACGTGACTAAGTAAACAATGTCGAAATCAAAtgctgtaaaatgtaaatcaATGCTCCGTAATTCTAACAAAAGGTAACTTTGCATTTCgcaatttttaatattacctCGTATTTtgtaactgtttgttttagtGCAGAGAGCCCTCGCGGGTTTCTTTAAATTTCGTTCCTTTTATCTTTTTACGCTCGTTTTTAAGTAGGTTCATGACCCGGGGTATGGAAACCACCGTTTAAATCGATACATAAGCAAACAAATCAACAAATACGCAACTGTGTTATGGCAACGAAAaccaatatattattttggaGTGGTAAAACACTTTTCAAGTGTCGGTGCcctttaaaaacatgttctcGCCTTACTCAAATACAACTTGactgtaatttaaatacacCCAGCATTGTGGAAATTCCCCGTTCCGTTTCAATACACAGGCATAAGTAtccatatatatgtatatgtcgCACTAAGTTAACGTCTTGTTATACAATGTGTAGGAGTAAACGAGGCgttttgtttgatatttaaacCGGATTCTTTTCGCAGAATTCCAGCCCATCCTACGCAGTTCGGTGTCCAAGGGGTTACTATACCAACCGTGCACATTCAGACGTGCGTAGAAGATGCGTCCCATGCTATAGATGCCCTTCAGGCTACGGAGTGCGTAGGCCATGCGGACAGTTCACCGACACAGTATGCGAGGCGTGTACAGTGGGCCGCACCTACGCAAACAACAAAATACCTCACAAACGTTGCCGCGAATGTTCTTCTTGTGCCCCGCATCAACACATGGAAAGAAACTGCACGCTTACGAGCGACACCCAGTGTACCAAGTCTTGTGAcaaaggtaaatattatttctatgaatgCAGAGCGTAATATCTGTCAATCTGAAGTTATGCATATCCATAAATTTCTATAATGTTCTAACCAGAACGACAGAAACgtgttcgaggctcgacgctatACAATTATTGGTctatgtgttataacgaatgccCTTGCCCAGTTATCCCGCAAAAATAGGTTACATTGCTATTTTTTGAAGTATAAGTGCATATAAATTCCTATACCACACGAAGGCTTTGTACGCTGGGCAATGCAATAACTGCTTGTAAACATTATTACGCAGTAAAATGTTATTGCAGCGCATTTCGTCATACATGCCCAAATAACAGGCTAATcaagtattttaacaatgtaatGAAACTTTATGACCATATTTATCTTTCATTGTCATATTTTACTTCCCATAAGGTTTCTATTGGGGCAACGCACATTATAAGTGCAGAGCTTGCTCATGGTGCTTTCCACGAGTGTTGCACCCGAGTGACATGCCTTTAGTAGCCGACTGTGATGTCCATGGCATTCCTATCGATTACCAGTGCGCAGAGATGTTTTTGGACAGCTTACCGAATCAAACTAGTTGGCTTCAATACAAGAGAGCTAAGGGTAAGATATAAATACTCCCGAAGTGTTTTAAGTACGTCTGACTATTAATGAATCATCGAATAACTGATTGATGCTGGGCCTAATGTTTGCAGAAGCGCGCATTCGGCAAATAGCTCCAGGGGATGAATCATCGGCGGGGGATTCCGAAGCAAGCGGGGACTTTACAGCCGAAACGACCGATCGTATTTCGAACGATTTCTTCCCAAATGATGACGAAGAATTAGAAGAAGAAACCCCCTTAAAACATGCGACGCTAGCCTTATCAGAGTCTGAAAATGTTACTGCGGTTTCCGAAACATATAAGAGTATACCTGACGATACCCAGACGTTGCTACCGGTTCCTCTGTCTCCGCGCATGCGCCCTGCTCCtatacaaaacaaagcaaACGAAGAACTTGATTTAAAAGTTACCGAAAACAGAACTATAACTCTATTAACGATAGTTTCAATTACTCTCGCAGCATTCGCGGTTGTTCTCTCAATTTTCACTTTGGTTTTAATGACCAAACACACGATACTTGTGAAACGATATTTTAACGCAACTTGAAGCAATATAGAAGCAAAAGGAACGTCACTTCCACTAAGATTTCGAAAAACTCGCTTGCATTAGGTACCTATACTTTTGCACCggtattttagttaaaattctCCAGCAGTTGTTGATAAGGTTTAGAGGcgacttttatttaaatctttaactTATTTCATCTGAATATTGCAATTTATACAAGAGATTCCAACACATTTAGATTGATTTATTGGGCCCTCGGTTAATTACCAACAATTGCAATCAGACCAGTAGAGTGGGTTTCATATCTTTATATTGATCGGAAGTCTTTTTTCCCAAAGGAACAGAACTAGAGTGCATGAAATTGCATACAGAGGTCACAGCATACATCTGCTACTcaatttattcatgttttgtaaaaaatataacaaacagaAACGAGAAAACTAACCaaacaatagttgtttttctatatagTACAAAAATGCGTTGAAAATGACGTATAGCTATACTGCCACGAATAAATATCTGTGCTTATAGTAAGctatataggttggggtaagatgggttgtttttattgtttttttatcgcctcatttggtagtaaacaaagaaattttaaagaataaacgttaaaacacgatcaggaaatatgagatattatgtgctgtaACAGTATCTATCACCGGTAACAGAACACAGTGTGATTGGTTCGTGAACGAAAAGTGGCGATCTAAACCTTATGTTGTATCGATTATCTGACCTTTTACGTTGATAAACTCAACGGATTAAGCAGCGttaactattttaattattcGCCCCGTTAAATCGGGATGCTGTGATCTCGTCAAACAGAATTCAACAGAAGTGGGAATTACAATTCAAATGATACACCTGATCGTTTTGAAGAGGAATATCATCAAATGCAATTCACGTAAGAAATTGCTCGCTCTTAGAGAATACAGCAACCTGTGCAACACATGACGGTCATTGGTGACTTAGGTTCTTTATTGGTGAAATACTGGTAGGACGACGGGCCAAACAAGAATGTAATATCCAGCTGTATCACATACTGCTTTGTAAAAGCTCTAGTGACATATGTCCTGTTTTCCCCAGTTGCATTCGCCCAAACAAGCTGACCATATCTGGCTCTCAATCGATTTTAGACTTACTTTTAATTCCATTTGGACTCGGAAAGTAAAAGGCCAAAAGACCAATCGATAGACAAGCAAACCGAGCTACTTTAAAACGTCGCTTCGATGCAAGAATCTAAACGGATGTGGACCAGTTTAGTAGAGCAGCAAGATGCGACAGTTATTAAACTCAGAATCCGAAGTGCTCGTGCTTTTAACATTTCAGATACACAAATAACAGCCTATTATAGAATTCTCGAAAGATGTGGCACGTTTGTTTTTTACTGTGTGGTTTTACTTTATACTGTACATAGCCATCGTGTTATAGGAGACGAATGCCTATGGTTGTTATATCGCAAGCGGCATCTACTATCTATAGAGGTACGTCCCAATAATCTTCTTGTAAACTGTCAGGTTCAAATTAGTGCTCCTCGCCTTTAAAATTGAATGCCactgaatattttataaagtcgaAAGCGCCTTACAAAGACAGAGCAACTGTTGATTGCTGAAAGAGAAGGAAGGCTTATAGTTTGTTCTAAAATCAGTTAAAAGCATATGTGAGTCCTTTGAGACACACGATGAGTTAATTTGGCTTTTAATTTCAATGCCAGTATTCAGGTGCTTGAATTAGTTTCTGAGagatataaataatgtatggAAAGTCTTGGAGGGAGTTAAGCTATGACAGTTAGTTATACTCAGTCGCAAGAATCGAACAGTTTCCAAGTTAAAGTTTAACTGTATGTTTATATCTCAAGGCAAGCGATATATGGCTCAAGACATGGCTAGTTGCAAAGTCAAGCTGGTCATTTTGGTAGTTGTAGCTGCTGTATTTCACTCAGCGTTTTCGAAGCATCTGAATCAAAGCGAGAAGCATACGACGCGAAGACGGATCCGACAAGAACTAACAACACCACCATCGGAAACCACAGTTGTCCAAACGACCTCAAGTTACGCAACCACAATTGCCATTATTCCTTCTACTTCGACAGATGCCGGTACAACAACGACGCAATCAAGCCAAAACCTCACAACTAATGCTATCCTACCTGAACATCTTGTTGAGGAAACGACTTTAGCTCCTATAACAGAACCCGGGAAGCCTATGGTTGTTTCTACCACTCCAGAACCACCGACCGATGCCGAAGTCACCATGGCTGAAATAGCAAAACGAATTGAACAGAGCCCGGGCCTTAATTCCGCTATAGAAGCAACGTTGGTGGTCGTGGTTATACAAACTATGCTGGGACTTGGTTGCACAATGGACGTGACTTTGataaaagaacatttacaacGTCCTAGTGGTAAGTGTAGATTGCGGGACTTTCATACAGGAAGAGTATAATTAATAATCTGGAATACCATACAAAAGGAAAGAGTTACTTTCACTCTCAAATCTTATATTCCAAATTCTCGTTGATTCGCTTTTGAAATCTCTTTTTCTAAGTAGTATTATATTGCTGGAAAAAAAGAACGAAAACAttgaccattttaccccaacccagTCCTTCTTTTTCGggtaaaatgttcaaaaactGTAAATCAGAGTATAGTTAACAAATACATAGTCTACAAACTATCTTTACTTGCAGGTATTGCGATTGCAGCGTCGTGTCAGTTTGGAATCATGCCTTTTATATCATTCCTCATGGCAAAGATATTCGGCTTAGACAAAGTAGCAGCTATTGCTGTGTTGGTTACAGGTTGTTGTCCGGGTGGAAACCTTTCAAACTTGCTCACCTATTTTCTTTATGGAGATATGAACTTGAGGTGTGTATATAtagaaaactttaatttttatattagattGCTTAAAGAGGGTTGGTGGTAATTTAAGTGAAGGGCTGACGAGC
It encodes:
- the LOC100180735 gene encoding phenylalanine--tRNA ligase beta subunit; translation: MPTIGVNRDDLFKCLGETYTEEGFDELCFQYGIELDEVTSEKEQIEKEQGESKAIGASDAVIYKIDIPANRYDLLCMEGLVQALKVFLKKEPAPNYRCVAPINGVKQQINVTPLTQQIRPFCVGAVLRNITFTKEGYESFIDLQDKLHHNIGRRRTLVSIGTHDLDTITGPFTYDAQAPADIQFVSLNQTKEHTAVELMELYSKDSHLRAFLPIIQDSSVYPIIRDSKGVVLSMPPIINGDHSKIKLTTKNVLIEITATDLTKAKVALDTIVTMFSCHCEDKFTVEPVDINCHDGTVMETPSLSYRQETVTAGNLNSKIGVDLKAEEIADLLTKMCLRSEVTNVEKGEILVTIPPTRSDVIHACDIVEDCAIALGFDNIVQTFPRSVTVGGQQLSMKMSERLRPELAGAGFTEVLTFSLCSSDDVGKKMRQVGKEMENLAVQISNPATLEFQVVRTSLLPGLLKTVASNRKMPLPIKIFEIQEVVLKDGSRETGARNERRIGAVCYNKLPGFEVIHGLLDRIMQILEVKWESNDPKYKDKGYCIKSAEDPSYFPGRCAEIYVRGKAVGKLGVLHPEVISNFDLVCPASALEINLESFYKS
- the LOC108950065 gene encoding tumor necrosis factor receptor superfamily member 21-like, which produces MIDRRSKKSGQVCMRSLNLNSLLLVLFVLAVFVEYSNSSPSYAVRCPRGYYTNRAHSDVRRRCVPCYRCPSGYGVRRPCGQFTDTVCEACTVGRTYANNKIPHKRCRECSSCAPHQHMERNCTLTSDTQCTKSCDKGFYWGNAHYKCRACSWCFPRVLHPSDMPLVADCDVHGIPIDYQCAEMFLDSLPNQTSWLQYKRAKEARIRQIAPGDESSAGDSEASGDFTAETTDRISNDFFPNDDEELEEETPLKHATLALSESENVTAVSETYKSIPDDTQTLLPVPLSPRMRPAPIQNKANEELDLKVTENRTITLLTIVSITLAAFAVVLSIFTLVLMTKHTILVKRYFNAT